In Chryseobacterium camelliae, one DNA window encodes the following:
- a CDS encoding L-threonylcarbamoyladenylate synthase, with the protein MAKVLKIYPDNPQEKLINEVITTLNNGGLIIYPSDTVYALGCNIFDIRAMEKLAQIKKIKLDKAQFSIICNDLSHLSDFTRPIETSVFRFLKSHLPGPFTFILEANKSLPLAYKNHKTIGIRVPDHPIPQLIVEKLGHPIASTSIKDDDEIIEYSTDPELIAEKYEHLVDIVIDSGYGDNVASTIVDLTSGEPEIIRQGKGQI; encoded by the coding sequence TATTACCACCCTGAATAATGGCGGGCTGATTATTTATCCGTCTGACACTGTTTATGCCTTGGGATGTAATATTTTTGACATTAGAGCAATGGAAAAGCTTGCACAGATCAAGAAAATTAAGCTTGATAAGGCTCAGTTCTCCATTATTTGTAATGATCTGAGCCATCTGTCAGATTTTACCCGTCCTATCGAAACTTCGGTTTTCCGTTTTCTGAAAAGCCACCTTCCGGGCCCGTTCACATTTATCCTTGAGGCTAACAAGAGCCTCCCATTGGCCTATAAAAACCATAAGACCATCGGTATCCGTGTGCCGGACCACCCGATTCCCCAGCTTATCGTAGAAAAACTGGGCCACCCTATTGCCTCTACCTCAATCAAAGATGATGACGAGATCATCGAATATTCTACAGATCCCGAGCTGATTGCCGAGAAATACGAACATCTGGTGGATATCGTCATCGATTCCGGTTATGGCGATAATGTAGCTTCCACTATTGTAGACCTTACTTCCGGTGAACCAGAAATCATAAGACAGGGTAAAGGCCAGATTTAA
- the yaaA gene encoding peroxide stress protein YaaA — MKIITSPAKLMNTEYSSALLKPTTPRFIEKAEQIQSHLREKSPKYLSELMEISSKLADENWERNQKWKAKPSAKESAPALYAFTGEVYRGLDAKSLDQNAVDYLQKNYRILSGLYGLLKPSDKVMLYRLEMGRPFGFESYKNLYEIWTETVTAQLNSEMKKGEFLLNLASNEYGKVVNRKMLAHPVVDVEFYQLKDGKPKTIVVYTKHARGMVARFCAETNAKTLNDVKAFNEEGYLIDEEKSNDNKLVFVR; from the coding sequence ATGAAAATTATAACATCGCCTGCCAAATTAATGAATACGGAGTACTCTTCAGCACTGCTGAAGCCTACAACACCCCGTTTTATTGAAAAGGCAGAACAGATACAGTCTCATCTTCGTGAGAAGTCCCCGAAATACCTTTCTGAGCTGATGGAAATCTCTTCCAAGCTGGCAGATGAAAACTGGGAAAGGAACCAGAAATGGAAAGCCAAACCTTCCGCTAAAGAGTCTGCTCCGGCTTTATATGCATTTACCGGTGAAGTCTACAGAGGCCTTGACGCCAAATCCCTGGATCAAAATGCTGTGGATTACCTGCAGAAAAATTACCGCATCCTTTCAGGACTGTACGGATTGCTGAAACCTTCCGATAAAGTGATGCTGTACCGGCTGGAAATGGGAAGGCCGTTCGGCTTTGAATCGTATAAAAATTTATATGAGATCTGGACGGAAACCGTCACGGCTCAGCTGAATTCAGAAATGAAGAAAGGTGAATTCCTGCTGAACCTGGCAAGCAACGAGTATGGCAAAGTCGTTAACCGTAAAATGCTCGCCCATCCTGTGGTTGATGTTGAATTTTACCAGTTGAAGGATGGCAAGCCTAAAACTATCGTCGTATACACCAAACATGCGCGCGGAATGGTGGCGCGGTTCTGTGCAGAAACCAATGCCAAAACGCTGAATGATGTTAAAGCCTTTAATGAGGAAGGCTACCTGATCGATGAGGAAAAGTCAAACGACAATAAACTGGTTTTTGTGCGATAG
- the prmC gene encoding peptide chain release factor N(5)-glutamine methyltransferase: protein MTIADFKNYFKAELSEQYSDSEMKFLCSVFIQKKVGFNPYLQRKFADQELLISDQEELLDAVAGLKSGRPYQHVLGETEFFGMTFSVNEHVLIPRPETEELLELAVKSISKSSLSLQGMKILDIGTGSGVIPLVLKKHFPEADVSSIDFSREALETAKKNALYHKLDINFIHADYLNSELSQNFDIIISNPPYIGIDERDEINDSVKGFEPEMALFSPTSDALIFYRKIARDSVQYLNPNGLLFLEINQKLGPETLGLYTDHFADAQLIKDLSGNDRFIVGIR, encoded by the coding sequence ATGACGATTGCAGATTTTAAGAATTATTTTAAGGCTGAACTGAGTGAACAGTATTCGGACTCTGAGATGAAGTTCCTGTGTTCTGTTTTTATCCAAAAGAAAGTTGGCTTCAATCCTTATCTTCAGAGAAAGTTTGCCGATCAGGAATTGCTGATTTCAGACCAGGAAGAATTGCTTGATGCTGTGGCCGGATTAAAGTCCGGGCGTCCTTATCAGCATGTACTCGGGGAAACGGAATTTTTCGGAATGACCTTTTCAGTAAATGAGCATGTCCTTATTCCACGTCCTGAAACAGAAGAACTGCTGGAACTCGCTGTAAAGTCCATCAGCAAATCATCCCTCAGCCTACAGGGAATGAAAATCCTCGATATCGGGACAGGAAGCGGAGTTATTCCCCTGGTCCTGAAAAAACACTTTCCTGAAGCAGACGTAAGCTCAATTGATTTTTCCAGAGAAGCCCTAGAAACCGCAAAAAAAAACGCTTTGTATCATAAGCTGGATATCAACTTTATCCATGCGGATTACCTTAATTCTGAGCTGAGCCAGAACTTTGATATCATTATTTCCAATCCGCCCTATATCGGGATTGATGAAAGGGATGAAATTAATGATTCGGTGAAAGGTTTTGAGCCTGAAATGGCCCTTTTCTCCCCTACTTCCGACGCACTGATCTTTTACAGAAAGATTGCTAGGGACTCCGTACAATACCTGAACCCGAACGGTCTTCTCTTTTTAGAAATCAACCAGAAACTGGGGCCGGAAACCCTTGGCTTATATACGGACCACTTTGCTGATGCCCAGCTCATCAAAGATCTGTCAGGAAACGACAGGTTTATTGTTGGGATCAGATAA